In bacterium, the genomic window CGGGAGGGGCAGTGAAGGCAGGTCCAGCAGCTTTCTTCCCGGAGCAACAGATGTGGATTTCGGACAGACAATGGCATACGATTTTTCCGAAGTGGACCAGAGCCGGACAGAGATCTCCGCATTCCTTGAGAAAATTTCCGAACGTGAACCGTTCATGGAGGAAGGGCTGGTCCTTTCCCTGAGGGATATTCAGACCGGGGAGGAGTATGCCCTGCCCGGGGCAGAGGTGACCGTTGGCCGACGCGGGGCCAGTATAAACGTGGATGATCCGGAGGTTTCCAGGAGTCACTGCCTCATCAAGGTGTTTGGCGACCGTATTGTCATTCTGGATCTCGAGAGCACCAACGGTACATACGTCCATGGCAAGAAAGTAATGACTGCCAGCCTGGGAGTCTCTGAACAGTTCAGCATAGGTAACACAATAGTTGAACTGGTGAAAAAACAGGTGGATTGAGGTGACGGGGCCTACCTCATGAAGACAGACGCAAAGACTGACAGAAACCTCCTGGACAGAAGTGGAATCCTTCCTCCGGGATTCTCCCATGAGGTTGCCTCTTTTGGTCGCAGCTCTGGACCTTTCACTTTTTCTCTTCGCTGGAAGGTTTCTATCTCCTTCTCCGTCCTTTTATTCATGGTCGTCGGTCTCCTGTTCTTTGCCTTTATGCGGTACGAACGGATATTCCTCCA contains:
- a CDS encoding FHA domain-containing protein, which gives rise to MKLACSNCQTNYQIADEKIPVKGARANCQNCGQLILIPGRGSEGRSSSFLPGATDVDFGQTMAYDFSEVDQSRTEISAFLEKISEREPFMEEGLVLSLRDIQTGEEYALPGAEVTVGRRGASINVDDPEVSRSHCLIKVFGDRIVILDLESTNGTYVHGKKVMTASLGVSEQFSIGNTIVELVKKQVD